The Vallitalea okinawensis genome includes a window with the following:
- a CDS encoding alpha-mannosidase gives MFFRAERIERILKELRELKYVDTTTIEQLKMKEGLYHKPVEVDECSTPWVDFFKNDRWGGKDQSCWFRFVFEIPENYSGKTVVHRIQTGHEDGWDASNPQFLIFKNGTLVQGLDVNHRETLLSEKAQIGEKYVIDLQAYGGMIEELSECKNLISVLDTKVEQLYYDIHVPLEVVKLLPKEDKERIDTIGYLEKAINLLDLRKPYSKEFNESVEEAIAYLTEEFYGQFCEDRGIVAKCVGHTHIDVAWLWDLAQTRQKVQRSFATVLELMKQYPEYIFMSSQPQLYQFLKEERPELYAAVKKSIEEGRWEPEGGMWVEADCNLSSGESLVRQIIHGKRFFREEFGVENKILWLPDVFGYSAALPQILKKSGIDYFMTTKISWNEYNKLPYDSFKWAGLDGSEVLTHFITTANFDNLPERYFTTYNGFIDAPSVKGAWERYQQKDLHDEVLISFGYGDGGGGPTKEMLETARRLEKGIPGIPVVQMSTATEYFETLDERVGNSPRLPKWVGELYFEYHRGTLTSMARNKRYNRKSEFLYEDVEWLSTIGNLVEGIDYPKADIQEGWEIICLNQFHDIIPGSSIKKVYEDSKEQYEMIIEKGKKLKQKAMDAITSNIEIDEKSVVVYNPTSFNRNEIIDLDIDGERITFYADNIPAKGYKAFPIKDIQPKESEMVVTTSHLENKFFDIQLDENANITSLYDKRVQRQVLKEGYRANVIQAFEDKPIHYDAWDINIYYQEKMWEVNDVESIKVVEEGPLKGTLEIKKTFVDSTITQLMTIYRDIDRIDFETTVDWKEKQVLLKAAFPVDIHAEKATYDIQFGNVERPTHWNTSWDTAKFEVCGHKWADLSEDAYGVSLLNDCKYGHDIKDGVMRLTLLKSATSPNEDADREVHHFTYSIYPHTGNWKKAKTVEMGYRLNCPVYTTVIDKQEGDLPKELSFVSIDQENVIMEVVKQAEESNEVILRVYECYNRRTKAKINFFKEIKAVYECDLEERHEMNELVVKSGVFEFDIKPYEIKTFKLNIM, from the coding sequence AGTAGAAGTTGATGAATGCTCTACACCATGGGTGGATTTTTTTAAGAATGATAGATGGGGAGGAAAAGATCAGAGTTGTTGGTTCAGGTTTGTATTTGAGATTCCAGAAAATTATAGTGGTAAAACAGTTGTGCATAGAATACAAACCGGTCATGAAGACGGTTGGGATGCAAGTAATCCACAATTCTTAATATTTAAAAATGGGACATTGGTACAAGGATTAGACGTCAATCACAGAGAAACCTTACTTAGTGAAAAGGCTCAGATAGGTGAAAAATATGTTATTGATTTGCAAGCTTATGGGGGGATGATTGAAGAACTCTCAGAGTGTAAAAATCTTATTTCTGTATTGGATACTAAAGTGGAGCAATTATATTATGATATCCATGTACCATTAGAAGTAGTAAAATTATTGCCAAAAGAAGATAAGGAAAGAATTGATACAATTGGTTATTTGGAGAAAGCTATCAACCTTTTAGATTTAAGAAAACCCTATTCAAAGGAATTTAATGAAAGTGTAGAGGAAGCGATCGCTTACTTGACTGAAGAATTCTACGGGCAATTCTGTGAGGATAGAGGAATTGTAGCCAAGTGTGTCGGTCATACTCATATAGATGTTGCTTGGCTTTGGGATTTAGCTCAGACAAGGCAAAAGGTTCAAAGAAGTTTTGCGACGGTTCTTGAGCTTATGAAACAGTATCCTGAATACATATTTATGTCAAGTCAGCCCCAACTCTACCAATTTTTAAAAGAAGAACGACCAGAATTATATGCAGCTGTGAAAAAAAGTATAGAAGAAGGGCGATGGGAACCAGAAGGTGGCATGTGGGTTGAAGCAGATTGCAACTTGAGCTCTGGAGAATCATTAGTACGCCAAATCATTCATGGTAAACGCTTTTTTAGAGAGGAGTTTGGTGTAGAAAATAAGATTTTATGGCTTCCAGATGTATTTGGTTACAGTGCAGCACTTCCTCAAATATTAAAAAAATCAGGTATTGATTACTTTATGACGACAAAGATTAGTTGGAATGAATATAACAAACTACCATATGACTCTTTTAAGTGGGCGGGGTTAGATGGATCAGAGGTTCTAACTCATTTTATAACTACTGCCAATTTTGATAACCTGCCAGAACGTTATTTTACAACATATAATGGTTTTATTGATGCACCTTCTGTAAAAGGAGCCTGGGAAAGGTATCAACAAAAAGATCTTCATGATGAAGTGTTAATTAGCTTTGGTTATGGGGATGGTGGTGGTGGTCCAACAAAAGAGATGTTAGAGACTGCTAGACGTCTTGAAAAGGGTATTCCAGGTATACCAGTTGTACAGATGTCAACTGCAACGGAGTATTTTGAAACATTGGATGAGAGGGTTGGTAATAGCCCTAGATTGCCTAAATGGGTAGGGGAATTGTATTTTGAATACCATCGTGGTACTTTAACCAGTATGGCAAGGAATAAGCGTTATAACAGAAAGTCAGAATTCTTATATGAAGACGTAGAATGGTTATCAACAATAGGAAATTTAGTTGAAGGAATAGACTATCCTAAGGCTGATATACAAGAGGGCTGGGAAATCATTTGTCTCAATCAATTTCATGATATTATACCTGGTTCATCCATTAAGAAAGTATATGAGGATTCCAAAGAACAATATGAAATGATTATAGAAAAAGGTAAAAAACTGAAACAAAAAGCAATGGATGCAATTACATCTAACATAGAAATTGATGAGAAATCTGTTGTAGTCTATAATCCTACATCTTTTAATAGAAATGAGATTATTGATTTGGATATAGATGGTGAAAGAATAACTTTCTATGCCGACAATATACCTGCTAAAGGATATAAGGCATTTCCTATAAAGGATATTCAACCAAAAGAGAGTGAGATGGTTGTAACAACATCTCACTTAGAGAATAAGTTCTTTGACATTCAATTAGATGAAAATGCTAATATCACTTCACTATATGATAAAAGAGTTCAGCGACAAGTTTTAAAAGAAGGATATAGGGCTAATGTGATTCAAGCTTTTGAAGATAAGCCAATTCATTACGATGCATGGGATATTAATATTTATTACCAAGAAAAGATGTGGGAAGTTAACGATGTTGAAAGCATTAAAGTAGTTGAAGAAGGTCCTCTTAAAGGAACCTTAGAAATTAAAAAAACTTTTGTGGACTCAACCATAACACAGTTAATGACCATCTATAGAGATATTGATCGTATTGATTTTGAAACAACGGTTGATTGGAAGGAAAAACAAGTATTATTGAAAGCAGCCTTCCCTGTTGATATACATGCAGAAAAGGCAACTTATGATATTCAATTTGGTAATGTAGAGCGTCCAACACATTGGAATACCAGCTGGGATACGGCTAAATTTGAAGTATGTGGACATAAGTGGGCAGATCTATCCGAAGATGCATATGGTGTAAGTTTATTAAATGACTGTAAGTATGGGCATGATATCAAAGATGGTGTTATGCGATTGACATTATTAAAATCAGCGACATCACCAAATGAGGATGCTGACCGCGAAGTACATCACTTTACTTATTCAATATACCCACATACAGGCAATTGGAAGAAAGCTAAAACAGTGGAGATGGGCTATCGATTAAATTGCCCTGTCTACACAACCGTCATTGACAAGCAAGAAGGAGATCTTCCTAAAGAGTTGTCTTTTGTGTCCATTGATCAAGAGAATGTTATAATGGAAGTCGTTAAACAAGCAGAAGAAAGTAACGAGGTTATTCTTCGTGTTTATGAATGTTATAATCGAAGAACTAAAGCTAAGATTAATTTCTTTAAAGAGATTAAAGCTGTCTATGAGTGCGATCTTGAAGAAAGACATGAAATGAATGAACTTGTGGTAAAAAGTGGTGTTTTTGAATTTGATATAAAACCTTATGAGATTAAAACGTTTAAATTAAATATAATGTAA
- a CDS encoding chitobiase/beta-hexosaminidase C-terminal domain-containing protein, protein MKKGTIKRILSGVMVFVMTLSCLNMYRVEHVQASVTYAEDLFISEYIEGSSYNKAIEIYNGTGNTVNLSNYNLMKDYNGDGEFNLMYQFEEGQTLNHGKVFVVYHSSFDESTIQKLDENLSYGTGNISFNGDDQVALYKGDIEEIDRIGISGDKDFGKDHTYVREPNVMKGLTGEQDPGDNGEWIEYAKNTFDYLGSHIASYGSTKVANVSASQPSGEVSEGTEITLACTTSGAIIKYAIDPVEGTSPSMVKYENPIEINKDTTILTQAIKDGLEDSDLVTFEYTIRDEQTVMDIATAKNNDDGSIVKVMGTVTENEAEGYVFIQDNTAAIGIRFNGEPNLKIGDTIEVYGELSSYYGYRYIDVAYLSDFKVTGTGEVMPSVVGLGDIGEAYESQLIKVENVKVISGPEYGREFKVENGNSDFRLKPIDGTWLESGVIYESVVGVVHYSYGKYVLVSPNELDITEDSSRVRKIKANVESGSIEKGAEVILLTLTEGAEIYYTLDGSQPDSNSFLYTQPIIINSDTTLKAVAIKEELTNSEVLTLDLTVLESVGEVTISEIQGGSHQSPYILKTVERVEGIVTGILDYKFDFMGGKRITGFYMQAETSDGKSATSDAIFVFTGTDVEVGDKVKVTGMVNEYVKEMDFYAYDQENQLTVTSIEASDVEVVSKGNALPEAIRLGEKGRTVPHDLISSDNFEEYDESKYAIDFYESLESMRVVIDNPLVVAPEHNRVLAVVPDNGAIAKEDEDLSIMGGVILQEDDVNTEILQLNGAIVSLGDIKSIEPGATSSETVEGLMDYEWGAYQVYITKELPTFTNADREEDSLQFDKNEDELTIASYNVYNHGGDDKESKTVGIADAIVNDLGSPDIIGLVEVQDNDGKAGGTGSTVVDASEVYGAFINKIKELGGPEYAWTDIPPVDDQEGGEPGGNIRVGYLYNPDRVTLKAGVAKGGSTDTVEVDQQGHLTLNPGRIAATEEAFNDTRKSLAAEFIFRGEEVIVIANHFSSKGGDNATYGNIQPAIKHSEVERVKQAQLVNDFIDTILAANPEANIVALGDLNDFQFSNSVKALKGEGEEQVLVNMIDELPLAEQFTYNYGGNSQVLDNILVSQNLVVDTKVDVLNINSIISDEDDARRHSDHDAVIVGIAGIGTDKEVMVEDVMTTSFMSLTPKVEFEEGEFVTISANITSINEEVDTGTVLYKIVKDDKMVRFGMLEPVALNISGIDCRMGFGTENLSRGTYRVEVFVWDNFSDANALSDKGICNFTIK, encoded by the coding sequence ATGAAAAAAGGTACCATCAAGAGAATACTGAGTGGGGTAATGGTATTTGTGATGACTCTATCTTGTTTGAACATGTATAGGGTTGAACATGTTCAGGCGAGTGTGACCTATGCTGAAGATTTATTTATTTCAGAGTATATTGAAGGAAGTAGTTATAATAAGGCCATAGAAATTTATAATGGTACAGGAAATACTGTAAACTTAAGCAATTATAATTTGATGAAGGATTATAATGGCGATGGTGAGTTTAATCTCATGTACCAATTTGAAGAAGGACAGACACTAAACCATGGCAAAGTATTTGTAGTATATCATAGTAGTTTTGACGAGTCTACTATTCAAAAATTAGATGAAAATTTATCGTATGGAACCGGTAACATATCATTTAATGGTGATGATCAAGTTGCTTTATATAAAGGTGATATAGAAGAAATAGATAGAATTGGTATTTCTGGTGATAAGGATTTTGGTAAAGACCATACATATGTGAGAGAGCCGAACGTAATGAAAGGTCTTACAGGTGAACAAGATCCAGGAGATAATGGTGAATGGATTGAATATGCTAAAAATACCTTTGATTATCTAGGATCGCATATAGCTAGCTATGGCTCTACTAAAGTGGCTAATGTTTCAGCTAGTCAACCTTCAGGTGAAGTTTCTGAAGGGACAGAAATAACATTGGCTTGTACAACCTCGGGAGCCATCATAAAGTATGCTATAGATCCTGTTGAGGGGACCTCACCATCTATGGTGAAATATGAAAATCCTATAGAAATAAATAAGGATACAACTATATTAACTCAAGCTATCAAAGATGGGCTTGAAGATAGTGACTTGGTAACCTTCGAATATACCATTAGAGATGAGCAAACTGTCATGGATATCGCGACAGCCAAGAATAATGATGATGGAAGTATTGTGAAGGTTATGGGAACGGTCACAGAAAATGAGGCTGAAGGCTATGTATTTATTCAGGATAATACAGCTGCCATTGGAATTCGATTTAATGGTGAACCGAATTTGAAAATAGGGGACACCATTGAAGTATATGGTGAGTTAAGTAGTTATTATGGCTATCGCTATATAGATGTAGCCTATTTATCAGACTTTAAAGTAACTGGTACAGGTGAAGTTATGCCATCAGTTGTGGGTCTCGGTGATATAGGTGAAGCTTATGAAAGTCAACTAATTAAGGTAGAAAATGTAAAGGTGATTTCAGGACCTGAATATGGAAGAGAATTTAAAGTGGAAAATGGTAATAGTGATTTTAGACTTAAACCCATAGATGGCACATGGCTTGAGAGTGGTGTAATCTATGAAAGTGTTGTGGGAGTTGTTCATTACTCATATGGAAAGTATGTACTAGTTTCGCCAAATGAGTTGGATATTACTGAAGATTCAAGTCGAGTTAGGAAGATAAAAGCAAATGTAGAATCAGGTTCAATTGAGAAAGGGGCGGAAGTAATCCTCTTAACACTAACAGAAGGTGCAGAAATTTATTACACATTAGATGGAAGCCAACCAGATAGTAACTCTTTCCTTTATACTCAACCAATCATTATTAATAGTGATACAACACTAAAAGCAGTAGCAATTAAAGAAGAGTTAACAAATAGTGAAGTATTGACATTGGACTTAACGGTATTAGAGTCAGTAGGAGAGGTAACAATATCTGAAATCCAGGGAGGGTCTCATCAATCACCTTATATTTTGAAAACTGTTGAAAGGGTAGAAGGAATTGTTACAGGCATACTGGATTATAAATTTGATTTTATGGGCGGTAAGAGAATCACAGGATTCTACATGCAGGCTGAAACAAGTGATGGGAAGAGTGCTACGTCAGATGCCATCTTCGTTTTTACGGGTACTGATGTTGAAGTTGGGGATAAAGTAAAAGTAACAGGAATGGTTAATGAATATGTTAAAGAAATGGATTTCTATGCCTATGACCAAGAAAATCAATTAACTGTGACTTCTATTGAAGCCAGTGACGTAGAGGTTGTGTCAAAAGGCAATGCATTACCAGAAGCAATACGTTTAGGTGAAAAGGGACGTACAGTGCCACACGATTTAATTAGTAGTGATAACTTTGAAGAGTATGATGAATCAAAGTATGCTATAGATTTTTATGAATCTCTAGAATCTATGAGAGTTGTAATAGATAATCCACTTGTAGTGGCTCCAGAACATAACAGAGTATTAGCAGTTGTTCCTGACAATGGAGCCATAGCCAAAGAAGATGAAGATCTATCCATTATGGGTGGTGTTATTCTCCAAGAAGATGATGTAAATACAGAAATTCTTCAATTAAATGGGGCGATAGTTAGTCTTGGAGATATTAAATCGATTGAACCAGGTGCTACCTCATCAGAAACTGTAGAAGGATTAATGGACTATGAATGGGGAGCATATCAAGTATATATCACAAAGGAGTTACCAACATTCACTAATGCAGATAGGGAAGAGGATAGTCTTCAGTTTGACAAAAATGAGGACGAATTAACTATTGCTTCATACAATGTTTATAATCATGGCGGAGATGATAAAGAAAGTAAAACAGTTGGTATTGCAGATGCCATTGTGAACGATTTAGGTTCACCAGATATAATTGGTCTTGTAGAAGTACAAGATAATGATGGTAAGGCAGGTGGGACTGGTAGTACTGTAGTCGATGCTAGTGAAGTTTATGGTGCATTTATTAATAAAATAAAAGAATTAGGCGGTCCGGAGTATGCTTGGACGGATATTCCACCAGTAGATGATCAAGAAGGTGGAGAGCCTGGCGGTAATATTCGTGTAGGCTATTTATACAATCCAGATAGAGTTACTCTAAAAGCCGGTGTGGCTAAAGGTGGTTCAACAGATACCGTTGAAGTAGACCAGCAAGGTCATTTAACGTTAAATCCTGGGAGAATAGCAGCTACTGAGGAAGCATTTAATGATACAAGAAAGTCTCTTGCAGCAGAGTTCATCTTTAGAGGAGAGGAAGTCATCGTTATAGCTAACCACTTTAGTTCAAAGGGTGGAGATAATGCAACTTATGGCAATATCCAACCTGCAATAAAGCATTCTGAAGTGGAGCGAGTTAAGCAAGCACAACTTGTCAATGACTTTATTGATACTATTCTAGCTGCAAATCCTGAAGCTAATATAGTTGCATTAGGTGATTTAAATGATTTCCAGTTCTCAAATTCAGTTAAAGCACTAAAAGGTGAAGGAGAAGAGCAAGTATTGGTTAATATGATTGATGAGCTACCATTGGCTGAACAGTTTACATATAATTATGGAGGTAATTCACAAGTACTGGACAATATTCTTGTTAGTCAGAACTTAGTAGTGGATACGAAAGTGGACGTGTTGAATATTAATTCAATCATTTCTGATGAAGATGATGCAAGGCGTCATAGTGATCACGACGCAGTTATAGTGGGGATCGCTGGAATTGGAACGGATAAAGAAGTCATGGTAGAAGATGTTATGACAACATCCTTTATGAGTTTAACGCCTAAAGTGGAATTTGAGGAAGGAGAGTTCGTCACCATTTCGGCAAATATCACTTCAATTAATGAAGAGGTTGACACAGGTACAGTATTATATAAAATCGTAAAAGATGATAAGATGGTAAGATTCGGTATGTTAGAACCAGTTGCATTAAATATCAGTGGAATTGATTGTAGAATGGGATTTGGAACAGAAAATCTAAGTAGAGGAACATATCGAGTTGAGGTCTTTGTTTGGGATAACTTTAGTGATGCCAATGCACTTTCAGATAAAGGAATATGTAACTTTACAATTAAGTAG